In the Drosophila biarmipes strain raj3 chromosome X, RU_DBia_V1.1, whole genome shotgun sequence genome, one interval contains:
- the LOC108027597 gene encoding chitinase-like protein Idgf4, producing MKLYALFSLLVGSLAIGQVSAAGSQHLLCYYDGNSFVREGLSKLILTDLEPALQYCTHLLYGYAGINPSSNKLVSNNEKLDLDLGSSLFRQVTGLKRKYPALKVLLSVGGDKDTVDPENNKYLTLLESSNARIPFINSAHSLVKTYGFDGLDLGWQFPKNKPKKVHGSIGKFWKGFKKIFSGDHVVDEKAEEHKEAFTALVRELKNAFRPDGYILGLSVLPNVNSSLFFDVPAIINNLDYVNLHAYDFQTPERNNEVADFPAPIYELNERNPESNVNYQVKFWTGNRAPAAKINVGLATYGRAWKLTKDSGLTGLPPVAEADGVGPAGTQTQLPGLLSWPEVCAKLPNPANQHLKGADGPLRKVGDPTKRFGSYAYRSADDSGENGLWVGYEDPDTAAIKAEYVKREGLGGVAVVDLSFDDFRGGCTGHDKFPILRSVKSKL from the exons ATGAAGCTGTACGCCCTGTTCTCCCTTCTGGTGGGATCTCTGGCCATTGGCCAGGTCTCCGCCGCCGGGTCCCAGCACCTACTTTGTTACTACGACGGCAACAGCTTCGTCCGCGAGG GCCTCTCCAAGCTGATCCTGACCGACCTGGAGCCCGCCCTGCAGTACTGCACCCACCTGCTCTACGGATACGCCGGCATCAACCCCTCTAGCAACAAGCTGGTCAGCAACAACGAGAAGCTGGACCTGGACCTGGGCAGCAGCCTGTTCCGCCAGGTGACCGGCCTGAAGCGCAAGTACCCGGCCCTGAAGGTCCTGCTCAGCGTGGGCGGCGACAAGGACACCGTGGACCCCGAGAACAACAAGTACCTGACCCTGCTGGAGAGCAGCAACGCCCGCATCCCCTTCATCAACAGCGCCCACTCGCTGGTGAAGACCTACGGCTTCGACGGCCTCGACCTCGGCTGGCAGTTCCCCAAGAACAAGCCCAAGAAGGTGCACGGCAGCATCGGCAAGTTCTGGAAGGGCTTCAAGAAGATCTTCAGCGGCGACCACGTGGTGGACGAGAAGGCCGAGGAGCACAAGGAGGCCTTCACGGCCCTGGTGCGCGAGCTGAAGAACGCCTTCCGTCCCGACGGCTACATCCTGGGCCTCAGCGTCCTGCCCAACGTCAACTCCTCGC TGTTCTTCGACGTGCCCGCCATCATCAACAACTTGGACTACGTGAACCTGCACGCCTACGACTTCCAGACGCCCGAGCGCAACAACGAGGTGGCCGACTTCCCGGCGCCCATCTACGAGCTGAACGAGCGCAACCCCGAGTCCAACGTGAACTACCAGGTGAAGTTCTGGACGGGCAACCGTGCGCCGGCGGCCAAGATCAACGTGGGCCTGGCCACCTACGGCCGCGCCTGGAAGCTGACCAAGGACTCGGGCCTGACCGGCCTGCCCCCGGTGGCGGAGGCTGACGGAGTGGGTCCGGCCGGCACCCAGACCCAGCTGCCCGGCCTGCTCAGCTGGCCCGAGGTGTGCGCCAAGCTGCCCAACCCGGCCAACCAGCACCTGAAGGGCGCCGACGGCCCGCTGCGCAAGGTGGGCGACCCCACCAAGCGCTTCGGCAGCTACGCCTACCGCTCCGCCGACGACAGCGGCGAGAACGGGCTCTGGGTGGGCTACGAGGACCCCGACACGGCGGCCATCAAGGCCGAGTACGTGAAGCGCGAGGGACTCGGCGGCGTCGCCGTCGTCGACCTCAGCTTCGACGACTTCCGCGGCGGCTGCACCGGCCACGACAAGTTCCCCATCCTGCGCTCCGTGAAGAGCAAGTTGTAG